The sequence atgtaacttttctacatttgtatttacacacgtacatgtatatatgtgttgaaacctattttgatacctacatgttcatcgaacgtacgttcggtcctgaaaacaccaaaagtttctgattttgACCATTATAAATTCATTCGCgtggctccaaattgcgcgtgacatactcaatctatcgagaaataaagttgagtagcctttggtagaaatcaacggggtttatactatcaattcaccactgactgtaaatattttcgCGTAAACAAAATTTTCAATACATTCGCAAATACATAAATTCGCGATCAAGGGCTGTTACTAACAAGCAGGCATTcatgtaataattaatgttttataccaTTATCTGAGTACTACACGAATTCGCGAAAAATTGTATTTTCCGAATATAAGGTGGTTTATAGCATTGTTCATCATATGTTTCTTACAATTTTAGTTAAATGCCAATAGCCGAGTTGCCGACATTGACTACATATGTTATGATGAAACGTAGCAAAGGGAGTGCGCGTGTTGTTGATAAATCATGTAACTAATGCGTTTAGGGAGTTGTCGGTTAAAGAAATCTAGTTACAAGTATAATAAGTAGCTACAAAAGTAAATCAATGTAAATCAATGTGATATCATCATTAAAGGAAGAGCTTTACACTCTTTATACTTTCTGTGTTTAAAAAAACGACAGGAAAAACATTAAAGTAAGACTGAGCGACATCGTACGAAGAAAATTAGGAATTTTaagattaaatacatgtatatactggtGGTTggcaaaaacaaataatttaatatacttattttttcatttccctGCCACATTTAAACTACAGAAGGTTTGTTTAACAActgcaattattatttttgtagaatttacAGATACACTGTAAGtaacatgtttatttaaaaaaccGGAGTTAGTATGTCGGTCTAGCATCGCACAAAGACCGTAGAGTTCGTAGTAATTTTTATTTCCGTAAAAGGCATAGCCATTATGCTTCACAATAACTGTGTGCGTGACAGTAAATTTAACGAATAGTCGTGCTTATCCTCATTCCATCACAAAGTATACTATAGCGTTCAAAATAGTTTTGATTTGTCAAACGATTTTCTCTCTTGGTTGTAATActtaggtaaaacagacaaagggagataatcaaatatattcgTGTAGTTTATTATCAGTCAGTATTACGTACACACGCACACATGAAGAGAAAATAGGGACGGATATAGACAACAAAAATGACTGCCTGGTGACACAAAAAAACCCGCTCTAACCCGAGTTACTACCACTCGCTATATCCACCTCTAGATTATCTCATAATAAAATTGAAGGCTCTATTTTGACACGATATGATTGAGTAGTTTGATCACCTgttttacatcaaaataaagGAATAACgtgattggtcagtgttttTCCTCCGGGTTTACTATGATATAAGCCAGGGTAGTTAAAAACACAGTGACAGTAAACTATGCAGTATCGAAAATGCAGTTGTAGAAATAAAAGTTGAAGTGGATCAAATAAAAACTACTTTAATTTTACTTAAGTACGAAAGATTTTATGAGATATTAGATTGAGtatctaaaaataaacaaatataatgcctcataaacattagttacaacataTGATTTATGaactgtaaaattattttatgtcatatgtatgttgagatggaaacatacctgaaACATACTTTACTATTACTGATATTACTAGCTTCATGGGCTGACCGTGTGTACTCAATTCAGTGCAGTGTAAAAATGTAGATAATTATACTGTTGGTtttttggtgggtttttttcctTAATGttgattggatttttttttaattttgtcgttgttgttgttcttgggttttttgttgttttttggtaTTATATTATTTGTACTATATTGcgatttattacaaaaaaaaattagctCTTATTTTTACTTCTTAAGCTCTTATTTTTACTTCTTAATTAAAACGTATGCTTTtttgagtatgaaaattacggcatatataactttTTACACACACGTCGTTACTCATCTCTAAATGACAACTGTTATCCTGTCATTTGACCTAGTCTCAtcatgtttgtttgattaaataaacgtactattaaggacggcctccaatgtgcgtggtgtgttgcgtgtatgaagtgcgcggTGTGTGTTTCGGGATAATGCggtattcgtgttgtgtcttcttgtattgtggaactcttgctctttttatagtgctacaaatgtatatcacCGAAGTGTGTCGCCGAACACACCAGGAAAGGCAACATACCACAcagtaacattatactgacaacgggcataccagtcgtcccactccctttatgctgagggCTATGTATGAGCAGAAATTACcgcttttatagactatggtgtgtctcagtCAGGAGACAGAGCTCACAGGGACGAGTGCTTAATCGAGCTCCAAAAGTGAGTTGGTGTCAATGGAGACTTTAGGAAATGAAAAGTAAGTTagggaaaaagaaaaaagaaaatcctAAATCAAGTCCCCtttaacgatcatgcaatagaggaAGGTACATTTCAaatgccctacctgcatggCAGGCGGTAAGTAGACATAcgtatacacgataaaacaatataatatacaacatttatatttcatataatataaCATTTGATTAAGACATGAAATGCTGATTTATCAAACGTTTCCGTTTTGAGTATATCATATCATGGTTTAGGCCTTTAGATTAAGAACACATCTATTGTTCAATACAGTTGTACATTCAGTATGACAATTACTATGATTTACTTCAAAATTGGAAGTATTCGTGGAGTggatttattttcttattttgtttccattactATAAATATCCGCGAATATATCAACACACAAATACATcaacaaattatgaaatatgactTAATACATTATGGTTGCAAATCGCCGAAATTATCATTCCACGAACAGTTTGAAAACTGACGCAGCGAAAATATCCACATGCAAAACAATCCAATTTTACAGTATGTATGTGAacaattaattttgttcaaCCCAAAGTACTTCAAAAGTAATTCCGTTCTCACACTCAAATTTGTATCCTAAGTGGATTAATCATTGTAAATACCActcatattatgtaatatatgttcGGGCCTTATACTTAAAAATAGTTGTGGTGGATAGACTTATAATGTAGTGAAGCTGTAATTTGTTCGATCCCCGCTGTCTCTGTTGGACACTCATCCCGTGGCTGCATACAGCGAACTGGTCTTGATGAAAGTCACATCTGTTGAGTTCTTAGGAAAGGTAGGTAGCATCAacatattcttcattttttgCTAATAGGCTGATGTATTAAACTACAATACTATATTTGCTAATATTTCTATgaagtatattttgtaagtatttaatttttttcaacaacattttctattatGACTCATCATCATAATCCTCCTTCTAATCACTATTATCAATCCAGTGATTAAAAATCCTCCCCCGCCGACGAATGGTATATTTTCTCATTCTAAAACAAGAGCATTagttttagtatttttcttcagttacaaaagttacctacttTACCTAAATTcaagataataatattaaaagtaaTCAATTGCATCCGAAAAATTTCCATaacactatgtcctatatggaattaagtactcaTTGTGTATGCACCATTAttattatatgcattttttgGGTTAGTTACTAgttagacacatataaacacgattatacaTAAGTTAATGTTCAagtgatgagtatcgtttatgctatgtcggcggtggagcatatttaaggTACCCCAATATATCATAGGGTCATCTGGTTCTAATGTTAAAAAAGTCAAAAATGTTCATTATGCTCTCTTACTCTTCGTTCTCATTTTCATCATTCTCGTCATCGTCATCCTTATTGTCATCAGTCGAAAACCCATTCAGGTCAGTTAAAGATGTACCACTTAGTCATCAATACTCATTTGTCTACGAAGAAATTAGTTTAAATCTTTTAAAACCTTTATCTGTATTCAGATTGCATAACTGAAACCGCAAGATTTCTGTAGATTGTCTTTATTATGTTTGATGGATGGCATGGAAGAGACTACTTTAGGCCTACCATGCTGTTCAATCTTCAAGCTAGGCagctgaccacccatattgttcgctgtatgcattgaaaatggtCTAAAGATTTTATCTATGtaaggataaatttcaatttcgtagtctttatattccattgggcgaaacctacctttaatataTAATCTACCTACTTGTGTATAAATGaacataatatttatgtttatttacaataaaatgttttaaaatgaaatatgttggAGAGACACAATATAATGTTGTGTTTACTGTTaatatgttttgatgaaaattgtactataccggatttgaGATTGCTAAAATAGGTTTTGCCTGATGCCAAATTTTTTTAGcaatttaaaatttgttgaattttgaataatttttagCTTTAAGCCtaaatttaacttttaaatattcGATGACGTACCTGAGGCTAACAGTGCTCTGCATGGTTCGCTGACAGAATTTTCTTTAGCGTAAAcgtataattttaataatagtAATGCAACTGAGCAAGTATTGTCCCTACGGTATATCATTAACATCACATGCGATCGTTATTGTGACGTTTTGATGTGCATTTTAAACTTTCCTAATCCTTTTTCATTGTAGCATGAAGATTCCCAACTGCCCGGACTAGCTTGCCATTGATTACAATTCCAGAACATTATGAGAACATTATGCTAGTTGGAAACCTGACACATAAAGCTTAGAAGCATAATCTCAACGATGCCAAATGAAACTACGTAGCTGTCTTAACTaggaaatatatttcataatatttgaaataatcaGTGAATTGTAAATAAGGGGTATACATCACTAGTTTACAAAGTTTACATTTGTGTCCCTtcagaacaaaacaaaatattctgCATGAAAATTCTATGAGATCatctgtacatttgtattttccaCCCTTGGGTTCAATAATATTGAAAGGGTTAAAGGTCAAAACTTTCAAAAATGTCTCAAGACCTTCTGACATTTGGCTTAAGGCTGCAACTAGTAAGTTTAATGTCTTGTtatgaatgtaaaaaaaaacttttgtaaatggTATGTGAACCCAGAATATACGTTGTTAATATGAAATAGCGAGAAATTAGAAATTATACCAGATAGGCCCTCAATAAAGCAAAAGTAATGATTTCATTTTTCCATTTCCTGTATTTAGTATCTGTGTGTCTTTTATTTGGATTTTCACAAAACTAACAAGAATATTACATTCGtcatataatattaaaaaatattgtctATTTGATGAATTTTCGTTGAATACTTATGTGTTCAAGAACGTTCTCAATAAGCATGTATCCCCTTATCTTCTTtcataaaatatgttaatagtTCCTTACTACTCGAaactatgttatacagtagGTATTTAACGTGGCATCCCTAAAGCCACTTTTAAACTCTCTTATTTCTTAGACTGGAACAATTCATTATAGGATTTCAGGgatgaaattttatattttgtaccGAAAAGTAAGGTTTGAATGTGTTTGTTGACAATTTGCGGCACCTCATATCTATATATGATTATGATGGTAATGAGAAACCCATGTACCTGTCAAGTGACACTGATGTATATATCCGCCTGTTCACATAATTGCATTGTTATTGTAGCTTCTGCTCTTGAACTGACAAGTAAGTATAACACAATTACAACTTGTACACAACCCTCTTAAAAGTCTAAATTGATTTGTTGGTTGTTGCACAGCATCCAAGAGGTATCGAGAAGTTAACATAAATCTTTACATAAACATTCAAAACAAAGGGAGATTACTCGGATGAACATGTTAACATCAAATTAAAGCTATCGTACATTGATCAAAGGTTTGCTATATAACTTGTGTATATAATGATCTTGATAAGTGCATAACTACTTCTCAACACGGTCACCAACTCATTTATCGTagttttataatacatataaatagtaacGAATAAAAACTAAAGTTCAACataaacctgccttagagaatTTAAAGGTTTCCACTGGAGTGAAGGCGTCAGATCAAGTCTCCACATTTGTTTGCTAAATAAGAGTATATCAAAGTATATCACAACAACAATTCACATATTTTAGTCAgtacttttttatttaatataaaaaaaataaaaaaaataacaaatgtaaAGTTCAACATGacaatgtatacaagtgtaaaacatttaaatagtTAAGCGTTGATTTATGTGTTTGAACCATGTACGGCATTTCATGCCTCATCAATGGTAATGAAAGGAATCAGCAAGGCatgtaataaataatacaatttgttttaaattaattgtGACAAGCAGTTCTGAATACAGACGTATTCTATGAAGAAAATGTTCAATAATTTGTATCATAAACCAATGATAATAACGatgattataatgataaattaagATTCTGTCcaatttataaatcaatagttCATGTCAGTCCTGGTGGCGGCGTATTTGCTTTACATATATAAAAGCAAGTTTCATTTCACATCGAGTTAATCATCCGGCGTTTAGCTGTTATGTAACCATATGATGCAAGTCGTCAATGGACTCTTTCCAAAACACTGTTTTCATAAAGTTCCAATCTAATGGCACGCTTAATAATAACCTTCCTTTAAGAGACACATCATTTTCAAAGCATCATGTTATATCATCGACTTCATGTTACTCaatttacttttaaaaagaAGGTCAATGTCGAAGGTGAGTAAAACCGCATTCCGATGTCAATTTCCACTATTTTATTCCATCCTGCCGGCCGGATGACCGATATATTTCAGTACTTTCGTTTTTACCACTCAAAGACGATGTCCAATTCTCTCTGGCACTTCTCATTTCTCCGTCCGTTGTGTCTGATCGTGTCATTCGTAGTCAGGTAAAATTGACATTTCTGAAAAGAGAAAGATGACCATGAATTAATTTTCTACAGGAGAAATACATTTTGTGCAATTTAGCAAATGAAATTTTGATCTTTTTGAGTGTtaaattgattgattttttttttcaatgcatccttttaattttacttttacgGAAGactttttcatttgtttttctttattacTTTCTATGCAagcaaacatacatatacatatcaaaataatctgtatttgaacattgaacactgattgtgacgtcatgtgctTATTAGTGTAATGTGAATTTTTTCACAAAAGTCGAcatgaatttcgctcacaaaatgaatatattattctgtaacatgcaaagacgAAATACATCTCAGTTGAATGTTTATCAGCAAATATTAAAGTGCTAACCTTGACAGAACAACTCGGAGTATTCCTCAGCGACGGAGTCCAGGTCAGTGTATGAAGaaaccatcatcagatgatcCTCTGGAGGATTGGAACAGATAGCGCCCAATATTTCTTCATCCACCTCACCAACACCAACAACATACACCTTAATTCCCATGGCCTTAGCTATTTCGGATTGTACAATAAGCTGGTCGAATTTCTCTACGGTGTCGTCCACAAAAAGAACGGTTATTTTCCTTGCGTTTTCGCGTCCTCCCCTTGCGACTGTGTAACTATATCTATGCAGCTCTTCCACGATGTTGTCCAGACCACGAATATTCTTGTTTCGGACAGCGCTGGACATCTCTTCCTTGTTAGTGTACTGATTAAGATCAATTCTATTGTTTTCACAATGTCCAGATAACATCCCTGCTCTGATCATTCCTTCGGCCATGTTTCCGAATTTCCCCACGACATCACTTATGAAGTTGTGTGCGTGTCTCACGTTCTTCGTTCCCATTGAAGCTGAGTCATAAGCGAACATCACATCGGTCTCCATTTCCGCACTACAGTAAGCTTGGTATTTGGGAACTGACAGTAAAGAAgatgaatttaaaatacatgcTTATTTCATCTGTCTTAAGTATAATTAGAAAATCTTAAAcattcaatttcatttaaataatcaACAATTACATAACTTTGTAACACAATCTGGTATTGACTtagtcaaaatataaaatagttttaagACTGAAGATATTTTTACCCTAAAGTTTGCGGTCGGGTTCTTTTATGTTATACAGTGTggacattattataattaacattTCCTCACCTCTACAGACTTTCATCGCAAGTTTTTCCTTGATAGTCTCCAATAAGGTGAAATTTGCAACTTTAGAAACAAATTCATCACTGGGTTCGCTGCCAATCGCTTGAAGTTCCTCCATGTTGGGCCCCTTTCCGATCCCAATGGCAAACACGTACACCCCTTGTTCCTTGAGGAGTCTGGCCTGCCTCATGGTCCTCTGTGTGTTTCTGGAGGCCCCGTCGGTGAGGACCACAGCGACATGGGCAACACCTTGCCTTGCATTATGCTCGAACTCTCTCCTCACGTGTCCTAATGCTCGACCAGTGAAGGTGGCGCCC is a genomic window of Argopecten irradians isolate NY chromosome 10, Ai_NY, whole genome shotgun sequence containing:
- the LOC138333915 gene encoding cartilage matrix protein-like — encoded protein: MFIPTFILSLISVAFAAPFTTTEEPLDVVKFCHGKPADIFFLLDSSSSIWIVHYRQQLKFLQDIVATFPISQTRTRIGVGIFSHLYRSQISFGDFDNVEDLQNRIKRIPHMLGATFTGRALGHVRREFEHNARQGVAHVAVVLTDGASRNTQRTMRQARLLKEQGVYVFAIGIGKGPNMEELQAIGSEPSDEFVSKVANFTLLETIKEKLAMKVCRVPKYQAYCSAEMETDVMFAYDSASMGTKNVRHAHNFISDVVGKFGNMAEGMIRAGMLSGHCENNRIDLNQYTNKEEMSSAVRNKNIRGLDNIVEELHRYSYTVARGGRENARKITVLFVDDTVEKFDQLIVQSEIAKAMGIKVYVVGVGEVDEEILGAICSNPPEDHLMMVSSYTDLDSVAEEYSELFCQEMSILPDYE